The sequence GGTGCAAGCCGCGTCGGCTCTACCGTATTTTCTCCCCTAACCTTCGTTATCCACAGGGTGGGGATCCTGAGTTCTTCAAACATGCGGGCATTCCTTGCAACAGCCAGAAGCTTCCATCCGTCAAGAAGAGCGAGAAGAGGGGTAATGATATCCCTTCTAGAACAGTGAATTAATTAACTAGAAGGGATCATAATTATCTTTGTGAGAGAGTTTCTCTCTACTGTTCCTCGCATGTGCGAATTCATGAGCTTAAAGTCTTTAAAGTACAAACTGAGTATCATCTCAATATCGCCCTCTGGGATGTCGCCTTTGGTTATAACTGCGACTCTTACTGGAACATATGGACCGTGCTCAGAGGAATAGTCCATCAGCACAACAACAGGGTAGCTTTTTGCATTAACATGGACTGAGTTTAAGAAAGCCTGTCCTACCAGCATCCGTCCCTCATCACGGATAACACTTACTTCTAAGGGGCCTCCATACGCCTTAGCCATCATAAAGAGGACCTCTTCTATGAGATCCTCTGGTACCACTATCCTCAGGGAGGCAGTACCCCTTATATCGTTATAGAAGACCCACTTAAGGTAAAGGTCTGCCCTTGTGATGGGAGTCATTATATCGTTGAGTCTCTCAATCGGAACCTCAAGATCAAGCTCTCCCATAGGGCACCACCAAAGGTAACATGCAATTGTTAAAGTTATTTCATATGGACTTTCCACAAAGTAATTCTCAAACCAAAATTTAAAGTTTTCGAGTAGATTAAATAAGAAGGAAAAATAGGTTTGAACCCGGAGGGTCGGCCGCTTATTTTACCAGCAGAATTTGAACATGTTATTAGAGCGTGTCCTTTGAGAGCTCATAGTCCCTTATACTATATAAACTTTTCCCCAAAAATTGTGGCTTTTACAACATGATTCTGGAAATTCTTCAAAAGTCAAGATTTTTCCCAGACTGCATCCTCCTCGAACTTCCTGACTTCTTCCGAGGCACCAACCCACACCACTATGACCGGCTCAACGGTTATCATGCCGTCTTTTATCATAGGTTTGATCTCACAGATTGCACGCTCTATTTTGTAACCCCTATCCACAACCTCAACGACCACAGGCAGATCCGTTGAGAGTCTCATAACGTCGGCGGAGTGGACACGGCTCTTCTTTCCGAAGCCGTAGATCCCCCTATAGACAGTTGCCCCCGCTATCCCCATCTCACGAAGTTTCTCAACTATAGCCTTGTAGAGAGGTTTTCCCTGCCAGCGGTCGCTTTCGCCGATGTAAATCTTGAGGCGAAGGGTATTCCAGTGTTCAACTTCAACCATAGTTTCACCTCCGGGCAAGAAGGAAACCTGTAAACACCAAGGCAATTGTTATTATAACGTTTGCCGCGATGTTCAGGCCTGCTATAATGTATTCTCTCTCCCTCAGAAGGGAGAAGGTCTCATAGGAAAAGGTGGAGAACGTGCTCAGCGCCCCGCAGAAGCCAGTCCCGAGAAAGAGCCTCCATTCGGCTGTAACATCAACACCCCAGAATAGCAATCCGTAGAGGTAACCGAGGATAAAACTGGCTATGCTGTTGACCATGAGCGTTCCCACTGGAAAGTCCCTGTAAACAGGAAGCAGTCCCGAAAGATAGAACCTTGCAAGCGCACCAAGGGCACCGCCAAGCATTATTGCGGTCGCTATCCTGAGGTTCATCTTGCTCACCTAACCTCGTGCTCTTTTGTATTTCTTCGGCATGCACTAGTGAGTCTTAATAAGATTTCAGGCAACCTATAGGGAAAGTTGGGTACTCATTTCTCGAAGTTTAGATAGTAGCGTATCTTCTCCTCGACTTCACCGTAGTCCCTCTTTGGAAGCCCCAACCTCTCCCGAAGTCGTTTGTTCTCGGCTATCATTCCCGAAAGCTGTATTGCAAGGTTCTGATTATCAATGGCAATGTAGTACGTCTTAAACTTTAGGGGGGACCACTTCCCCTCCAGCTCGTAGAGTTCCTTTTTAAGCTGAGATATCTCCTCTCTGAGCCTTTCGAACGTTTCCTCGTTGGCTCTGGGGTCATCTTCGAGATAGCCGTGAAGGAGGATTATTCTGATTGCCTCCTCCTCCCGGAAGCCATAGCGATCGCAGAGCTCCCCAATTTTTTCAAAGGTATCATCTGGAATTTTGAACGTTATTCCTCGCCGGCTCCTCTTTGGTCTCACCTTAATTTTCATTTCTTCGTGGCCTCCAGCTCTGATCTAAGCCTTTTGTTTTCCTCGCTGAGCTCTTTCCGAAACGCCATAAAGAACTCCTTGTCACGCTTTGCGGTCTCCTCGAACTCGCTTAGTTCGATGTAACTGGTTCTCATTTCAACGAGCCTTTTCTCAAGCTTCTCCCTCTGCTCGATGAGAAAACGGAGCTTTAAGATCCTTAAAGTTCTTTCAAGCCCCTCTAAATCCCGGAATCTGGCCTCTATCTCGCGTTTGTCCTTCCTTATTTTGGTTAGCTCTTCGCTAGTGACCTCTATCTCCATGGAAAGCTCCCCCGGTTTTCTGCCTTGAATTTTCCTTACCGTTACCCCTCAAAGGAAGCGATCCATGAAGTCCAGGACTGCAAGAGCTCTATATGTGTTCTGGAAGTTTGAGATGCCGAGCTCAAGGCTCCTCCTGAAGCCGCCGTTGGGGTTCTGGAGCTGGCGTATGAACCAGACGTGCCTTCTCGGGCAGGTTGGAGTTTCATTCTGAAGTTCCAGTCCCCTGGTGGCATAGAAGGTCGGTTCAAGGTACGGCGGAAGGCTGTAGGGCACTTCGGTAAAGCCGCCCCAGTCACCGCAGAGCTCGCAGTTCCTGAAGTGAGGGCTCTTAGGCGGTCTGTAGCCGAGGGTGTAAAGGGTGAAGAGGACCTGATATGTCATGGTGGTAGTGGGCCGCTTAACCCCATAGCCATTTCCGTTGCGGAACTTCATCACGAACTCCCGTATGGCATCTTTCTCATCTGGGTTAAACTTCAGACCAATCTGGTTGAAGGCCTTGGTGACCCAGTATGTTGCTTCGAGGGGTGTCGCCGTCCCGAACTCCTCGCTTCCGCCGAGACCAACGGCAAATTTGCCTTCAGCGGGGTTGTACTTGGTGAAGACTATCTCGCTTTTCTCTCTCGCCATGTCTTTTGCCCCAAGCAGGGCGAGGCCTTCGAGGGCCATCGCTATTGCAACCACGGCCGTCTGCGGCTGAATTGCGCTGACCAGGAATTCGATCGTTTTTTCCTTCTCGGGGAACTCCAGGTCGAGGAGTTTGTAGATTTTGATTGCGTAGTAGGTGTCGTTCACGTTGGTGTCGTTGAGTACGCTCACGAAGCAGTATCCACCGTCCTCGTGGCGCCTCTCCTCAACGTAGCGCAGGGCGGCGTCAACATTAACATAACGTCTAAGTCTGTAAAGCTTCGAGCCCATTCTACCGCCTCCTAAGCTTTTAGCGGAGAACAGGCGTCATCAGCCCTTTCGGGCGGTTCGGGCTCGAAGCCCCGGGCGGACGCCATCGCCCAACCACCTCTCAGGGAAGTGTTTTAAAACATTTTCGTTACCCTCAACGTTAAAAGGAGTAACCCCAAACACCAGGGGGATGTCTTATGGTAACGTTCGTTCCGTTCGGCGAAAAACCGAATCGCGAGGGAGTGGAGTACGCGAGAAAACTCCTGCTGAAGGAGGGGCTCATCGGGGAGAAAGCCAACGTCGTCGAAGCTCGGAGCATAGAGAGCCTTGTAAACAAAATCCCGCTGGATCGCTGTTACATCACCGGAGAACATCTTGTCAGCTATGCGATTGCGAGGAAACTAAAACCGTCCTCAATTCTAAGCGTAGACGCCCACACTGACCTCCTGCACGATTATCTAGATCATGGCTCCTGGCTCGCGTACACCCTCGAAAAAGGGATAGCAAACAGGGCCGCGGTAGTCGGGGCTGTCTTGATGATACCAACCACAAGTAAAACGAAGCTATGGACAAGAAGGGTCAGAGTTTACCCTGCCCTTCCAAGAACCAGGAAGACGAGCAGGGGATGGAAGACATACATTAATCTTACCAATCACGGAGTGGATGAAGTCCTCGATGACGCTGCAAAATACCTTGGGAGGGAGATATACCTAACGATAGACCTCGACGTCCTGAGGCCAGAATACAAGATAGCCAGATTCCAGCACGGGGAATTAACCCTAAAGGAGCTCCTTGAATTAATCGACGGAATCAGAGAGCACTTTAACATCATAGCATTTGATATAGCTGAGATTTCAGACAGAATACGGAGGTCAAAGCTTGGTAAAAAAGCCCTTATAGAGGTGTTCTCTGCCCTGAGGTGGTGAAAATTGAAGGGGCCCACCGAGGAGGAAATTCGGAAGGTAATAATGCCGCTGATGCTCTCCGGTGCCAAGATGCTTGACCGACACTGTCCCAAGTGTGGATCGCCGCTCTTCGAGAAAAACGGAAAGGTATTCTGCCCGGTGTGTGAGTACCGGGCAAAAAACAGAAAGGAAAAGGTACAGGAGTTCGAAGAAATCCTTCTCAAAAAGCTCAACGAGCTCGCTTCAAATCTGCCAGATGATCCAGAGGAGCTTGAGAAACGCTTAAGTGTGATGGAGAGGATAATAGACCTGATTGAAAAGTATCGGAGACTGGAGGGATCAACGTGAAGAACAGGAGGGTTTTAAAGGCCCTTGAGGCCGGCCCCAAGACCGTTGAGGAGATAGCCAAGGAGACCGGGCTGGACGTAATGGAGGTCAGGAGATACCTCCTCAGGTTCGCGGAAGGGGGAAAGGTCGAGAGCTTCGAGAAGGACGGCAAAATATACTGGAAGATACGGGAGAAGCGACCCGAAGAGGAGGAATTTAAGTACTTTTGAGTTGTTTCTTTTAACTTCCTTCAAATTCCAATCCAATTTTTTAATTTTAAAGAAAAGAGGGCAAGAGAATCAAAGCGGCCTGGCCTTCTCCCAGTACTCGTTGAACTTACCCTCAAAGAGTTCCCTGACGCGGAAGTCCTTGATCCATATCTGGGTCTCGTAGTTGAAGTAGCGGGCGGCCATGTCCTCGAGGGCAAAGAAGACTTCGTCGTCGCAGATGAGCATCGGGAGGTCAAACTTGTCGGCGACCCTAAGTTCGATCTTGCCGGCCTTGGCGTAGTCGAGCAGCTTGGAGGACTTGAGCCTCGGGAGGAGGTTCTCGGCAACGATTATCTTGACCTTGACACCCCTGTCCACTGCAGCGATTATGTCCTTGTCAAGGTTGACCGCTATGTAGCCGTCGTCGGCAAGGAGAATCTTCTCCTTAACGTCCTCAAACATCTCCTTGGTCTTAAGGGTGGCGTTTCTGATACCCCTGACGACCCAAACGCGCTCAACGCCGTACTTGGGGATCTCGGTCTCAATGAGCGGGGCCATGAGCTCAAGGAGCTCCTCTTTGGCCTTCTTCTTGGCCTCAAGCTCCTCCTTAACGCGCTCCTGCCACTCCTCGATGAACTTCTCGAGGATGTTCTCCGGGTGAACCGGCCTGTACTTGTTGACCTTGCCCGGCTGGCTTATGGCAAATCCCTTCTTCTCAAGGCTCCTGAGAACGTCGTATGTCCTCGGAGCCGGAACCTCCGAAACACTAGCCAGCTCTGCCGGGGTCAATACCCCAAATCCCACAAGAGCCACATACGCCCTTGCCTCGTAGAGGTTCAACTCGAAGTGCTCCTGCAAAAGCTCTACCATCCTGTCCTTCACCATTTTTACCACCACCAAAATTCTCTGTTTATATTGTCCACATAATACCATATAAATTTTTCCCTAATTTAGATGGGGGGTTCAATGAATGAACGACCCCCGTAATCAAATAACTTTGATTGATCTTATTGGGAGTGTATGGTAATGCAACACAATTACTATGGTTATTTTCTGACTTTAAAGTCTTTCGGTGGGAAAACAATTGTCTGAAAATATTGTTACTGATAGGCACCCATAAAAAGGAAAAAGGTTTCAAATATGACAAAGAGTGCTAACACCCCTCTCTTTTAATTTCACAGAGAATCTCGTTGTACAGCTCGTTCAGAACTTCAAGGTAATTGAGCCTACCCTCCTCAATGAGATCCATCTTCTCTTCCAATTCCCTCGTCTTCTCCTCGCTCACCAGCTCGCGGTACTTGCTGATGAGGTAGTGGTAGACCTTTATGCCCTTCTCTGTTGGGACGAGCTTCTTTCTTCCCTTGGTCTCGATCACATATCCACGCCTCAGAAGGGTCTCAACAATTTTTGCGTACGTGGAGGGTCTTCCAATACCGCGCTCCTTCATCAGGGCTATTATGTCGCCCTGCGTATAGAGTGAAACCTTTGGAGCCTTCCACTTCTTCGACTCGATGACCTTGAGTTTCATTCCGGGCTCGAGCTTCGGCAACTGTCTCATCGGTGGCGAGCGAAGTTTCGTCCAGCCGTCCTCGATGATTTCGACGTATCCCTCGAGCTCGACCTTTCCGACGCCGGTGTTGATAACTGCCTTTTCATGGAGAATTTTGGCCGGAACCATCTGGCTGGTCATGAAGCGCCTGAATATCATGTCGTAGAGCCTGTAGTGGTTGCGCGTGAGGTTCCTCGGCAGCTGGATTACGCCGTCGCGGATGAGCTGCATCAGCCTTCCTGTGTCAATGGGTCTCGTCGGCCTTATGGCCTCGTGCGTGCCCTCTTCACCCCAGGGCCTCGGCTTGAAATACTGCTCGCCGAGTTCACCCGTTATGTATTCCTTGGCGATTTCTATACCCGTACTGCTGACGTGGGTTGAGTCGGTTCTGTGATAGGTACAGTTGTGGGAAACCGCACCGTTTGCGATGAAGTTCTCAGTTGTCGTCGTGAAGTCGTAGAGTTTACCAGTGTAGTGCTCTTCCCTGACATCGGTAACTTTGACCCATGTCACGTTGGCCTCGACGAGCGAGAGAAGGTAGTCTTTAACCTCGCTTTCCTCAGCATATTTTAGAACCTTGGCGAGCTTATCCCTTGGCACGCATCCGGGTTTTTTGAGCCAGTTCCAAACGTCTATGCCCTCCTCCCTGAGGATTCTTGCTTTGACGCCATCTGGGAAGACAAGCTCTTTGATTAGAGCCCCAACTGGTATAAGGTCAGATTCATGAGGTTTTCTCGTTCCCCTGTACTCTGAATAAGCCTCGTCAAACTGTTTTCTCCGAATCCTCAGGTATGGATAAATTTTGTCCCTGAAAACTCCCAGACTGCGATTGCTAACTATAAGCTCTCCTACCCCCGTTCTCTTGTCCACTTTGATGTAGTTGAGAATCCCTACCTGATAGAGGTACACGCTGAGTCTCTGGAGAACATCCAAGCGCTTTGAGCTGAGGACGGCCCTGAAATTGACTCCCCTCTTGTCGTGGAGCAACGAAAACGTCCCGTCGGTGTCAAAGTAGCCCGCTATCATTGCGTTGAGCATTCTCTCTGGAATCGTGAAGATTATCGGATTGAGTTCGCCCGAACGAGCCCCAAGGCGCCTGAAGAGTTCAGCAAGTATGGAGTTTGAGAATCCAACCTGATTGACAGTCTCGAACACGTGGAGGAATGGAAACGTTCTCTCAAGGATTTCCTTGACCTGCTTGAGGGGAGTTTGTGAGATTAAGACTTTGCTGTCCCTAAGCGTTCCGTCTCCCAAGACCAAGCCGAAAACGTACCAGAAGTTCTCATCGAGCTTGAAGTTGGGAATCCTCTTACTTTCCGCTCTCTGGCGGTAAATTGAAACGACGTGGGGCTCGTAGTCTTTAATCTCCCACTCTACGAGTTTCGCCAGCGGAATAACGTGGTTGCGGAGGTACTTGTACTTCGTGCTGGTCTTGATTCTCTCCCTAACGAGGGGTGCGATTTTTGAGTCAAAGTACTCCCTCTTAAGCTCAACTATCACGTCGGTTATTCCAAGTTCAACGAGCATCTCAAGGAGGGTATATTCTCTCGTCCCCTTGTGCCCCGTGTTGTAAGCGAAGGCAATGTAGTCCCCAGGCTTGATGTTCTTTGTGGAAACCCAGCCGAGCTTTCCGTCGCGAAGCACCAAGAGACCATGGTCTGGAGTCGCCTTTATCTCGTGACCGTTCTGGAGCTTTACAATCTTTAACGGCCCATTCCAGTCAATCTCCCAGAACTTCGTGGCCTTCGCACTCTTGGCCTTCAGTCCGTTCACGGCGAGGAGGTTTCCTTCTCCCTTCCTCACTGCATCTTCAATCTTCACAAGCCTCCCATCGGCCAGGGTAACCACCGTATCGGGAGTAACACATAGACCTGCCTCGAACAGGTCCTGCGCCAAGCGCATCGTTTCAGGCGCGGAAAGCTTGAGGAAAGTGGAAGCGTCGCGGAGCATCGCATCGGTCGTGTAGGGCGGAGCCGGATTAAGCTCCCTCTCCTCAACCTGGGCTTCCTCGACGGTTACGTACTCAGGCGGCTCAACGTCCTTGCCGTCCTTCCCGAGCTCAACCGTGACCTGGAGGCCGTTCTCAAGGGTCAGGCCGAGGAAGTAGACCTCGCTCTCGCTGAACTCCTTATAGCGCTCGATAATCCAGCCGAGAACCGGGGTCTGAACCCTGCCGGCGGAGAGGTTCCTGTTCTCAAAGACCCTCTGGAGCTCCTGGCTGAGCTCGAAGCCTATCCACCTGTCCTCTATGCGCCTGACAATCTGGGCCTCAACGCGGTTCTCGTTCACGTCCCTCGCTTCCTCAATGGCCTTGAGTATGGCAGGCCTTGTAACTTCGTGGAACTCCGTCCTCTTGATGTTCGGCGTGTACGGGCTCAGAATATTCCTTATGTCCCAGGCTATCTTCTCACCTTCTGTATCGGGGTCTGTCGCGATGAGTATCTCATCAACCTCCTGGGCTATGTCACGCATCGCTATGACGTTTTCAAGGGCGTCGCGGACGTTGGTCGAGCCACAGCGCGGGCAGACGCCCCTCTTCTCCCAGTCAATGAACTGGTGGCCGCAGTCACGGCAGCGCTTTATGGTGTCGTAGATCGGGATAAAACGGAGCATGTCCCCGTCACGCTCGATGAGAACACCATGATAACCCTCATCGGTGACGAGGTCAAACATATGGCCACCGCTCGCGAGGATTGTGAGCTGTCTGTTACCTATGCTGACCTCATACGCCACCAAATCGCCGATGCGCCTCTTGCTCGGCCTTCCGAAGAAGTTGGCTATCGTTCTGGCCTTGTTGGGGCTCTCCACAATCATGAGGGCAGACTTGACGAGGTCCTTGACCTTCGAGCTTATCTTGCCCTCCATAACCAGCTTTACCTTCTCCCTGTCCTCGTCTATCTCCTTAAGGAGTTTATCAAGGTCGAGCTCCTCGAAGGGCACCATCTTAAACTCGGTGAAGCGCCAGCGCATCTGCCTCACG is a genomic window of Thermococcus guaymasensis DSM 11113 containing:
- the trmBL2 gene encoding HTH-type transcriptional regulator TrmBL2 — protein: MVKDRMVELLQEHFELNLYEARAYVALVGFGVLTPAELASVSEVPAPRTYDVLRSLEKKGFAISQPGKVNKYRPVHPENILEKFIEEWQERVKEELEAKKKAKEELLELMAPLIETEIPKYGVERVWVVRGIRNATLKTKEMFEDVKEKILLADDGYIAVNLDKDIIAAVDRGVKVKIIVAENLLPRLKSSKLLDYAKAGKIELRVADKFDLPMLICDDEVFFALEDMAARYFNYETQIWIKDFRVRELFEGKFNEYWEKARPL
- a CDS encoding arginase family protein, which translates into the protein MVTFVPFGEKPNREGVEYARKLLLKEGLIGEKANVVEARSIESLVNKIPLDRCYITGEHLVSYAIARKLKPSSILSVDAHTDLLHDYLDHGSWLAYTLEKGIANRAAVVGAVLMIPTTSKTKLWTRRVRVYPALPRTRKTSRGWKTYINLTNHGVDEVLDDAAKYLGREIYLTIDLDVLRPEYKIARFQHGELTLKELLELIDGIREHFNIIAFDIAEISDRIRRSKLGKKALIEVFSALRW
- a CDS encoding prenyltransferase/squalene oxidase repeat-containing protein yields the protein MGSKLYRLRRYVNVDAALRYVEERRHEDGGYCFVSVLNDTNVNDTYYAIKIYKLLDLEFPEKEKTIEFLVSAIQPQTAVVAIAMALEGLALLGAKDMAREKSEIVFTKYNPAEGKFAVGLGGSEEFGTATPLEATYWVTKAFNQIGLKFNPDEKDAIREFVMKFRNGNGYGVKRPTTTMTYQVLFTLYTLGYRPPKSPHFRNCELCGDWGGFTEVPYSLPPYLEPTFYATRGLELQNETPTCPRRHVWFIRQLQNPNGGFRRSLELGISNFQNTYRALAVLDFMDRFL
- a CDS encoding Sjogren's syndrome/scleroderma autoantigen 1 family protein, with the protein product MKGPTEEEIRKVIMPLMLSGAKMLDRHCPKCGSPLFEKNGKVFCPVCEYRAKNRKEKVQEFEEILLKKLNELASNLPDDPEELEKRLSVMERIIDLIEKYRRLEGST
- a CDS encoding DUF190 domain-containing protein; amino-acid sequence: MVEVEHWNTLRLKIYIGESDRWQGKPLYKAIVEKLREMGIAGATVYRGIYGFGKKSRVHSADVMRLSTDLPVVVEVVDRGYKIERAICEIKPMIKDGMITVEPVIVVWVGASEEVRKFEEDAVWEKS
- a CDS encoding DprA-like winged helix domain-containing protein; translation: MKNRRVLKALEAGPKTVEEIAKETGLDVMEVRRYLLRFAEGGKVESFEKDGKIYWKIREKRPEEEEFKYF
- the rgy gene encoding reverse gyrase, with translation MKALYREMCPNCEGRISDERLYMRNPCESCLNEPIVIDSYFELVSAVRDALLNANRLKEWEKIYRLESESREIEDFFKKATGFTFWSAQRTWVKRLLKGRSFSIIAPTGMGKSTFGAFMSVYYATKSKKSYIVVPTTPLVIQTIRKVQAIIERTGLDVKLAYYHGNLRKKEKEEMLARIESGDYDILITSAQWLARNFDEKLKGKRFDFIFVDDVDAFLKASKNIDRSLLLLGFTEEIIDKAWEIIRLKKQMSKYLNGRAQDRDERLKELNAQIEKLQREIEEFKRKNDIGIMIIASATGSARGDRIKLYRELLGFEVGSGKSALRNVVDSYLKPSRDVKEHVEELLKRLGKGGLVFVPIDQGLSYAEELVNYLREKGFAVELASSKNKKAVERFENGEADYLVGVATYYGSIVRGLDLPHLIRYAVFTGVPKFRFSIDLERPTIYRALGLLSEIMDFLDDEDRKKAEKLHARLRRLIRNIPQFELLKIEEALVEGLPLENDFHKTVLNVFRELVEFLREVLKKEDVLRRLAEDPFVSLVKEEGKWFIEIPDVRTYIQATGRTSRLFAGGITKGLSVLIVDNEKVFNGLVRQMRWRFTEFKMVPFEELDLDKLLKEIDEDREKVKLVMEGKISSKVKDLVKSALMIVESPNKARTIANFFGRPSKRRIGDLVAYEVSIGNRQLTILASGGHMFDLVTDEGYHGVLIERDGDMLRFIPIYDTIKRCRDCGHQFIDWEKRGVCPRCGSTNVRDALENVIAMRDIAQEVDEILIATDPDTEGEKIAWDIRNILSPYTPNIKRTEFHEVTRPAILKAIEEARDVNENRVEAQIVRRIEDRWIGFELSQELQRVFENRNLSAGRVQTPVLGWIIERYKEFSESEVYFLGLTLENGLQVTVELGKDGKDVEPPEYVTVEEAQVEERELNPAPPYTTDAMLRDASTFLKLSAPETMRLAQDLFEAGLCVTPDTVVTLADGRLVKIEDAVRKGEGNLLAVNGLKAKSAKATKFWEIDWNGPLKIVKLQNGHEIKATPDHGLLVLRDGKLGWVSTKNIKPGDYIAFAYNTGHKGTREYTLLEMLVELGITDVIVELKREYFDSKIAPLVRERIKTSTKYKYLRNHVIPLAKLVEWEIKDYEPHVVSIYRQRAESKRIPNFKLDENFWYVFGLVLGDGTLRDSKVLISQTPLKQVKEILERTFPFLHVFETVNQVGFSNSILAELFRRLGARSGELNPIIFTIPERMLNAMIAGYFDTDGTFSLLHDKRGVNFRAVLSSKRLDVLQRLSVYLYQVGILNYIKVDKRTGVGELIVSNRSLGVFRDKIYPYLRIRRKQFDEAYSEYRGTRKPHESDLIPVGALIKELVFPDGVKARILREEGIDVWNWLKKPGCVPRDKLAKVLKYAEESEVKDYLLSLVEANVTWVKVTDVREEHYTGKLYDFTTTTENFIANGAVSHNCTYHRTDSTHVSSTGIEIAKEYITGELGEQYFKPRPWGEEGTHEAIRPTRPIDTGRLMQLIRDGVIQLPRNLTRNHYRLYDMIFRRFMTSQMVPAKILHEKAVINTGVGKVELEGYVEIIEDGWTKLRSPPMRQLPKLEPGMKLKVIESKKWKAPKVSLYTQGDIIALMKERGIGRPSTYAKIVETLLRRGYVIETKGRKKLVPTEKGIKVYHYLISKYRELVSEEKTRELEEKMDLIEEGRLNYLEVLNELYNEILCEIKREGC
- the crcB gene encoding fluoride efflux transporter CrcB, which gives rise to MNLRIATAIMLGGALGALARFYLSGLLPVYRDFPVGTLMVNSIASFILGYLYGLLFWGVDVTAEWRLFLGTGFCGALSTFSTFSYETFSLLREREYIIAGLNIAANVIITIALVFTGFLLARR